AAGCATACTCCATTATAGATTCATTAGGAGACTTACAAAGTTACAAGGCATTAATTAAATGACTTGCAAGGTTCCGGAGATAAGTAGATAACGTTTCCTTCCGATCGAGTTTTTCCCTTGCCAATCAACATCTCAGATAATTTAGTTTTGAAATAATGATCATCCTTGATTACTAACCAGCCATATATGAATACGTTCGAAATCTTTCTCATGTCTTAATTCCCATACCTTTTTAGGCACCTTTGATCTGAGTTTCATTTTGAACTAGCTGCGACATAAATGAATcaaagaatatatttttttcttttgtctgAGAATAAAGAGAACAGAGTTTTGCACATTGCATCTATACAACAATATATGAACCTCCCTAATATAACACCCTCACcaaaaagaagaaggaaaaggtCAATGCTAAATAAAATGAAGAATCGTCATAATATTTAATCTGAGTTATTAGCCCAGATGAATCCCAGAGAAAACAGCATTGCCAAAGGCGAGGAAATTGTAGATGAGCAGAGCCGTGGAGGTAGGCACGCTCAATGCGAGGAGTACAAGCATGGCAAGCGCGAAGCTGGGCCTGGTCTCCATCAAATAAGACTGCAGATGGCCCATCGCGTCGCAGATGATCGCATCATAGCTCACGTACACCCGCCTCTCCCACTCCATCCATTCTCTCGGCAGCTCGCAGTCAGCCTCCATCATCTTCATCTCGTGGATCCGCTTTCGCAAAACGATCATGTTCTCGTCCACCACCCTCCCCCTCGACTCGTGGTTGTGGGCTTCTCTCCTCATCGCACGGACCCTCACTCCCGCCACGCCTCGCCTCGACTTCGAgttcgagctcaagctcgaatatTTTATTGTTGGCCGGGTCTTGGAAAACGGGTCAAAAGTTTGTAGGAATGAAGTCGATGCCATGTTTGTTTTTGGTATGAAATAAgattgtaactttttttttttttttgttgtgggAACTGATTGATGGAATGATTTGTTTGAAGCGTGCGTATTTATAGTTTTGAGTTTACCTAATGATTAAGGAAAGAGTCGTTTGATGTGCATGTGACaagaattttaattaataaaatatttaaatgaaaCCGTGTTACTGTTTCTGACAACGAGCCGCCCCTACCAGGCATAAACGCGTTGCTTTCAAATAGTGATTTACGATTTTGGGTGAAATGCGGAGAAAGAGGCCCTTCATTTCCTGAAATGTGAAAACGCCGTTTCTAAGTTTTTGGCTTAACTTAATTTCTAGAAAAAGAAACTTCTACTCTAATTTTTGGCTAAACTTTCTCCTAACCTTCTACTATAATTTAAAAGTCAAATTGGTgctttgaataattattattttcaataaagACTAAAATATATACTTTTACCAAATAAAAGATATAGGATATGATATTATAGTTATATGCAATGAATCTGCACTAGAattcgttcttattttataattagataGTTCTTATTAATAACTTATTATGATGAAACCacttataatatttaaatagtaTAACTCCTAGTTGCtttctctttttcttaaaaataaaacaatccaATTGTTACCCGCGTAAAGATTTAGTACTATCATAGCTTATTAAACTCCATTCATTAATCATATCTTTGCATGATGATCATGGTATCTCCGTCTAAACGGGAATTAGGAGCCGTTAAATATTGTCCATACTTAATTGGCTTTCTTGCATCGGTATCACTGACGTTacattattatgaaaattttgaGAATCAATATTAAAACCTGATGCCAGCCTACGATGCTTGATACTTCATGTCTGTTTTCTAAAcggtttatttaatttattaatttataattttgtttCTGCATGTGAATCTTTAAATGAGTAGGTTGGGAGGAATATGCATGTTTTCAGTTTGATGGAAGTACGTGACGGTTTGGATATTGAATTTTTTAGTATTTGCCTTTGATTTGGTCGGCATATTGTTTAATCTCGTTGGATCTTGCCCTGCCTCCATTTCTCCGCTTAGGCTGAGGCTGCTGCccatttatattattt
The genomic region above belongs to Salvia miltiorrhiza cultivar Shanhuang (shh) chromosome 5, IMPLAD_Smil_shh, whole genome shotgun sequence and contains:
- the LOC130986475 gene encoding uncharacterized protein LOC130986475, encoding MASTSFLQTFDPFSKTRPTIKYSSLSSNSKSRRGVAGVRVRAMRREAHNHESRGRVVDENMIVLRKRIHEMKMMEADCELPREWMEWERRVYVSYDAIICDAMGHLQSYLMETRPSFALAMLVLLALSVPTSTALLIYNFLAFGNAVFSGIHLG